In a genomic window of Myxococcus fulvus:
- a CDS encoding CpsD/CapB family tyrosine-protein kinase, giving the protein MDQTMERAGNFLPRVDDNAANPNAVDRRVVTLTAPASAAAEQYRSLYYRLERMRELRPMKVVALTSAMPGEGKTVTSVNLAMAAARANPDRRILLVDADLRRGGVANTLGVRNKTGLAELLTGEVEVRDVVRRFNSTRLALIPAGATPEDPSQVLASPRMKQFLKAVREGFDEVYIDLPPTLPFADAAILGHQVDGVLMVIRANVTPGKTVHQAVEQLAGAPILGCVLNGAEVHATPYLKNYEKQK; this is encoded by the coding sequence ATGGACCAGACGATGGAGCGGGCGGGAAACTTCCTCCCCCGGGTGGATGACAACGCGGCGAATCCGAACGCGGTGGACCGGAGGGTCGTGACGCTGACGGCGCCGGCCTCGGCGGCGGCGGAGCAGTACCGCAGCCTGTACTACCGGTTGGAGCGGATGCGGGAGCTGCGGCCGATGAAGGTCGTGGCGCTCACCTCGGCGATGCCGGGCGAGGGCAAGACGGTGACGAGCGTCAACCTGGCGATGGCGGCCGCCCGGGCGAACCCGGACCGGCGAATCCTGCTGGTGGACGCGGACCTCAGGCGCGGCGGTGTGGCGAACACGCTGGGGGTGCGCAACAAGACGGGCCTGGCGGAGCTGCTCACGGGCGAGGTGGAGGTGCGCGACGTGGTGCGCCGCTTCAACTCCACGCGCCTGGCGCTCATCCCCGCCGGCGCCACGCCGGAGGATCCGTCGCAGGTGCTGGCGAGCCCTCGCATGAAGCAGTTCCTCAAGGCGGTGCGTGAGGGCTTCGACGAGGTGTACATCGACCTGCCGCCCACGCTGCCCTTCGCCGACGCGGCCATTCTCGGCCACCAGGTGGACGGCGTGCTGATGGTCATCCGCGCCAACGTGACGCCGGGCAAGACGGTGCACCAGGCGGTGGAGCAGCTGGCCGGCGCGCCCATCCTGGGCTGCGTCCTCAACGGCGCGGAGGTGCACGCCACGCCGTACCTGAAGAACTACGAGAAGCAGAAGTAG
- a CDS encoding GumC family protein, whose product MERGMTADQLLASLWRRKALVGAIAAVVFAVGAAIVLTRPSMYEASVVVRVEPQRPGEEMVQRTVSELIEQRLLTVRQELLARPVLQKAIEEMNLYPDIVSEKGMEAAVAQMRKDLTVRVEGETAFELTYANRDPQVASQVANRLPTIFSEETLKLRQAQAARATDLFNEEMVQMGKAVSSWEHKIAQFKVSHLGELPEQMEMNMRGLERVSHELQTKSEELRVAEARRSDLARARNAVDSEAGRLEAAESGLTRALVNARTTWTEDHPEIKRMSSELAGMTERRKEAEGRLWAERAERTRVASLIGSIQKEIVDLQGKAEAYQARLNNTPKWAHELAVMNRDYEIARTKYQSVVSRKVEAEIAQELEAKSAKSLFNVISPAGVPVTPARPDKLAGMMMVLLVALGLGVLAGAVLEMRDDSLRDGTEVRQRLTLPVLAVVPDMQGKTERRVLMPSSGSRNNVSNPTSLN is encoded by the coding sequence ATGGAGCGTGGGATGACGGCGGACCAGCTGCTGGCCTCACTGTGGCGCCGCAAGGCGTTGGTGGGAGCCATCGCGGCAGTGGTTTTCGCGGTGGGCGCGGCCATCGTGTTGACCCGGCCGAGCATGTACGAGGCGTCGGTGGTGGTCCGCGTGGAGCCGCAGCGGCCCGGTGAAGAGATGGTGCAGCGCACGGTGAGCGAGCTCATCGAGCAGCGGTTGCTCACGGTGCGACAGGAGCTGCTGGCACGGCCCGTGCTCCAGAAGGCCATCGAGGAGATGAACCTCTACCCGGACATCGTGTCCGAGAAGGGCATGGAGGCGGCCGTCGCGCAGATGCGCAAGGATTTGACGGTGCGCGTGGAGGGTGAGACGGCGTTCGAGCTCACCTATGCGAACCGCGACCCGCAGGTGGCGTCGCAGGTGGCCAACCGGCTGCCCACCATCTTCTCCGAGGAGACCTTGAAGCTGCGCCAGGCGCAGGCGGCGCGCGCCACGGACCTCTTCAACGAGGAGATGGTGCAGATGGGCAAGGCGGTGTCCAGCTGGGAGCACAAGATTGCCCAGTTCAAGGTGTCCCACCTGGGGGAGCTGCCCGAGCAGATGGAGATGAACATGCGCGGGCTCGAGCGGGTGTCGCACGAGCTGCAGACCAAGTCGGAGGAGCTGCGCGTGGCGGAGGCGCGTCGCTCGGACCTGGCGCGGGCTCGCAACGCGGTGGACAGCGAGGCGGGGCGGCTGGAGGCGGCGGAGAGCGGGCTGACGCGGGCCCTGGTCAACGCTCGCACCACGTGGACGGAGGACCACCCTGAAATCAAGCGCATGTCGTCGGAGCTCGCCGGCATGACGGAGCGCCGCAAGGAGGCCGAGGGCCGGCTGTGGGCCGAGCGCGCCGAGCGCACCCGGGTGGCCAGCCTCATCGGCAGCATCCAGAAGGAGATTGTCGACCTGCAGGGCAAGGCCGAGGCCTACCAGGCGCGGCTGAACAACACGCCGAAGTGGGCGCACGAGCTGGCGGTGATGAACCGCGACTACGAAATCGCGCGCACCAAGTACCAGAGCGTGGTGAGCCGCAAGGTGGAGGCGGAGATTGCCCAGGAGCTGGAGGCCAAGAGCGCCAAGAGCCTGTTCAACGTCATCTCCCCGGCGGGCGTGCCGGTGACGCCCGCCCGTCCGGACAAGCTGGCGGGGATGATGATGGTGCTGCTGGTGGCGCTGGGCCTGGGAGTGCTGGCGGGAGCGGTGCTGGAGATGCGGGATGACAGCCTGCGCGATGGCACGGAGGTGCGCCAGCGCCTGACCCTGCCGGTGCTGGCGGTGGTGCCGGACATGCAAGGCAAGACGGAGCGGCGGGTGCTGATGCCTTCGTCGGGGTCGCGCAACAACGTGTCGAACCCCACCTCGTTGAACTGA
- a CDS encoding polysaccharide biosynthesis/export family protein: protein MGKTSAGFWTVLGVMLLGGCAHQPAVKVDNSEQPYRIGREDVLDIAVWRDAELSRTIPVRPDGFISMPMVGEVQAAGRTPTELAESLKQSFQSYVQEPRVTVIVREVNSSRVFVTGEVTHPGAYPLRGRVSLIQAIALAGGFTDFANSDGIVVIRSDGNGGQIPVRYSDLISPDGGQDVMLRPGDTIVVP, encoded by the coding sequence ATGGGCAAGACGAGCGCGGGGTTCTGGACGGTGTTGGGGGTGATGCTGCTGGGCGGGTGCGCGCACCAGCCGGCGGTGAAGGTGGACAACTCCGAGCAGCCCTACCGCATCGGCCGTGAGGACGTGCTGGACATCGCGGTGTGGCGGGACGCGGAGCTGAGCCGCACGATTCCCGTCCGTCCGGATGGCTTCATCTCCATGCCGATGGTGGGCGAGGTGCAGGCCGCGGGCAGGACGCCCACGGAGCTGGCCGAGTCCCTGAAGCAGAGCTTCCAGTCGTATGTGCAGGAGCCCCGCGTGACGGTCATCGTCCGCGAGGTCAACAGCAGCCGCGTGTTCGTCACCGGTGAAGTCACGCACCCGGGCGCCTATCCGCTGCGCGGCCGCGTGTCGCTCATCCAGGCCATTGCCCTGGCGGGCGGCTTCACGGACTTCGCCAACTCGGACGGCATCGTGGTCATCCGCAGCGACGGCAACGGCGGGCAGATTCCGGTGCGCTACAGCGACCTCATCTCTCCGGATGGCGGTCAGGACGTCATGCTGCGTCCCGGCGACACCATCGTCGTGCCGTGA
- a CDS encoding SDR family NAD(P)-dependent oxidoreductase gives MDLDLKDKVALVTGSTAGIGLAIVEALAREGAEVIVNGRTQARVDAAIAEVRRKQPDARLRGVAVDLGTAEGATRFLQQVPHVDILVNNLGIFEPKPFEEISDEEWLRTFDVNVMSGVRLSRHYLKGMRQKDWGRVVFISSESGVQIPVEMIHYGVTKTAQIALARGIAEGLGGTQITANSILPGPTRSEGVEVFLGELSRQQGVDVATVEKGFFKSARPSSLLQRFATTDEVAALVAFVCSPKASAINGAALRVDGGVVRAIP, from the coding sequence ATGGACCTGGACTTGAAGGACAAGGTGGCGTTGGTGACCGGCTCCACGGCGGGCATCGGCCTGGCAATCGTGGAGGCGCTCGCGCGCGAGGGAGCGGAGGTCATCGTCAACGGCCGCACCCAGGCGCGCGTGGACGCGGCCATCGCCGAGGTGCGCCGCAAGCAGCCGGACGCGCGCCTGCGCGGCGTCGCGGTGGACCTGGGCACCGCCGAGGGCGCCACCCGCTTCCTCCAGCAGGTGCCCCACGTGGACATCCTGGTCAACAACCTGGGCATCTTCGAGCCCAAGCCCTTCGAGGAGATCAGCGACGAGGAGTGGCTGCGTACCTTCGACGTCAACGTGATGAGCGGCGTGCGCCTGAGCCGCCACTACCTCAAGGGCATGCGCCAGAAGGACTGGGGCCGCGTCGTCTTCATCTCCAGTGAGTCCGGCGTGCAGATTCCGGTGGAGATGATTCACTACGGGGTGACGAAGACGGCCCAGATTGCGCTCGCGCGCGGCATCGCCGAGGGCCTGGGCGGCACGCAAATCACCGCCAACTCCATCCTCCCGGGCCCCACGCGCTCGGAAGGCGTGGAGGTGTTCCTGGGCGAGCTGTCGCGTCAGCAGGGCGTGGACGTGGCGACGGTGGAGAAGGGGTTCTTCAAGAGCGCGCGGCCCTCGTCGCTGCTCCAGCGCTTCGCCACCACGGACGAGGTCGCCGCCCTGGTGGCCTTCGTGTGCAGCCCCAAGGCCTCCGCCATCAACGGCGCCGCGCTGCGCGTGGACGGCGGCGTGGTGCGCGCCATCCCCTGA
- a CDS encoding MarR family winged helix-turn-helix transcriptional regulator, translating to MTRAAPGRKKATKTSVDSSRVLREQGARFFGKLLDFNRDRSVLRDPVKQFCDAHELSSPQSHVIIWLGHEGPLNTGTLSRLADINDKSITGVVDRLEARGLVERTRHPSDRRSVVNALTPEGRSISAGIRERIEVALAGFFSTLPPDELETLFRLMDRLHDTVRVPHD from the coding sequence ATGACGCGTGCCGCGCCCGGGCGGAAGAAGGCGACGAAGACCTCCGTCGACAGCTCGCGGGTGCTGCGCGAGCAGGGCGCCCGGTTCTTCGGGAAGCTGCTGGACTTCAATCGGGACCGCTCCGTCCTGCGCGACCCCGTCAAGCAGTTCTGCGACGCGCACGAGCTGAGCTCTCCTCAGAGCCACGTCATCATCTGGCTGGGCCACGAAGGGCCCTTGAACACCGGCACCCTGTCGCGCCTGGCGGACATCAACGACAAGAGCATCACCGGCGTGGTGGACCGGCTCGAGGCCCGGGGCCTCGTCGAGCGCACCCGTCACCCCTCGGACCGCCGCAGCGTGGTCAACGCCCTCACCCCGGAAGGACGGTCCATCTCCGCGGGCATCCGCGAGCGCATCGAGGTGGCGCTCGCGGGCTTTTTCTCCACACTCCCCCCGGATGAGCTGGAGACACTCTTCCGCCTCATGGACCGCCTGCACGACACCGTGCGCGTCCCTCACGACTGA
- a CDS encoding POTRA domain-containing protein yields MKPFSSCVCTYPPAWLVLALNTALMPSDARAQEPPPDAPTPELSRAVSAPEAPPEPEPELTGRIERIDIEGNERTKEVVILRALRTQPGEMLTSGATEELKRRLLNLKLFEHVEVRTRQEGDGVALRIKVEERWTLLPIPMFTSSNGQWQAGLFLLESNVFGLHKLFVLGAMAGNRGGNVFSLYKDPSIRGSRWTGTLFGQYAKLDRERRVRDIVVDEYTDRRLDVSGVLGHQLTPELNVGAGLFGIFNRPLRANEDEPAPERSHAQGISAVAEYLGQDFHFFFNEGLFARLNLRQGFDLGSGSRDYRQATLTAAYTHALFGNHALTLSGTLDYVEGDSTLDAVLLGQRTGTRGFTLATLWAEQAAIATLEYQVPLWSPSLATFTAHAFVDAGHVEWRNTVTRYVAPGAGLRMYLRSVAVPALGLDVTRAPQTRELVVSFAAGLSM; encoded by the coding sequence ATGAAGCCCTTCTCGTCCTGCGTGTGCACCTATCCACCGGCGTGGCTGGTGCTCGCGCTGAACACCGCGCTGATGCCCTCGGACGCGCGCGCCCAGGAGCCGCCCCCGGACGCGCCCACCCCGGAGCTGTCGCGCGCCGTCTCCGCGCCCGAGGCGCCGCCCGAGCCCGAGCCCGAGCTGACCGGGCGCATCGAGCGCATCGACATCGAGGGCAACGAGCGCACCAAGGAGGTCGTCATCCTGCGCGCGCTGCGCACCCAGCCCGGGGAAATGCTCACCTCCGGCGCGACGGAGGAGCTGAAGCGGCGGCTGCTCAACCTGAAGCTCTTCGAGCACGTCGAGGTGCGCACGCGTCAGGAAGGCGACGGCGTGGCGCTGCGAATCAAGGTGGAGGAGCGCTGGACGCTGCTGCCCATCCCCATGTTCACCTCCAGCAACGGCCAGTGGCAGGCGGGGCTGTTCCTGTTGGAGAGCAACGTCTTCGGCCTGCACAAGCTCTTCGTGCTCGGGGCGATGGCGGGCAACCGCGGCGGCAACGTCTTCTCCTTGTACAAGGACCCGAGCATCCGCGGCAGCCGGTGGACGGGCACGCTCTTCGGGCAGTACGCCAAGCTGGACCGCGAGCGTCGCGTGCGCGACATCGTCGTCGACGAGTACACGGACCGACGTCTGGACGTGTCCGGCGTGCTCGGCCACCAGCTCACGCCCGAGCTCAACGTGGGCGCGGGACTGTTCGGTATCTTCAACCGGCCGCTCCGCGCGAACGAGGACGAGCCCGCTCCTGAACGGAGCCACGCCCAGGGCATCAGCGCCGTGGCGGAGTACCTGGGGCAGGACTTCCACTTTTTCTTCAACGAAGGGCTGTTCGCGCGTCTGAACCTGCGTCAGGGGTTCGACCTGGGGAGCGGTTCCCGGGACTACCGACAGGCGACCCTCACGGCCGCCTACACCCATGCGTTGTTCGGGAACCATGCGCTCACCCTGTCGGGCACGCTCGATTACGTGGAGGGAGATTCCACCCTGGACGCGGTGCTCCTGGGGCAGCGCACGGGCACGCGCGGCTTCACGCTGGCCACGCTCTGGGCGGAGCAGGCCGCCATCGCCACGCTCGAGTACCAGGTCCCCCTCTGGAGTCCCAGCCTGGCGACCTTCACCGCGCATGCCTTCGTCGACGCCGGTCACGTGGAGTGGCGCAATACAGTCACGCGCTACGTCGCCCCCGGGGCAGGGCTTCGCATGTACCTCCGCAGTGTCGCCGTCCCCGCGTTGGGCCTGGATGTGACGCGGGCCCCCCAGACCCGAGAGCTCGTCGTCAGCTTCGCCGCGGGCCTCTCCATGTAG
- a CDS encoding TetR/AcrR family transcriptional regulator, producing MSTQRTAILTAATQHFAQLGFTRVSLEDIARRAGLEHGQVSRHFSTKEALFIEVVRQHGVPAMEALERAVARAPSPEQQVRTFVEVRQEQTERIIRELNVSFDALLDILPLIDLYVADLHARELALLESVFTEGTRRGDFHFQSPRNVAAAMLASLREVERLTWAAQCLTSSGPGRQASDLLH from the coding sequence TTGAGCACGCAGCGCACCGCCATCCTCACCGCCGCCACGCAGCACTTCGCCCAGCTCGGCTTCACCCGGGTGTCACTGGAGGACATCGCGCGGCGCGCGGGGCTGGAGCACGGCCAGGTCTCCCGCCACTTCTCCACCAAGGAGGCGCTGTTCATCGAGGTGGTGCGGCAGCACGGCGTGCCCGCGATGGAGGCGTTGGAGCGCGCCGTCGCCCGCGCGCCCTCCCCCGAGCAGCAGGTGCGCACCTTCGTGGAGGTCCGCCAGGAGCAGACCGAACGCATCATCCGGGAGCTGAACGTCTCCTTCGATGCCCTGCTCGACATCCTCCCGCTCATCGACCTGTACGTCGCGGACCTGCACGCGCGGGAGCTCGCCCTCCTGGAGTCCGTCTTCACGGAGGGCACGCGCCGGGGGGACTTCCACTTCCAGAGTCCGCGGAACGTGGCGGCCGCCATGCTCGCGAGCCTGCGGGAGGTGGAGCGGCTGACCTGGGCGGCCCAGTGCCTGACGTCCTCGGGGCCCGGGAGGCAGGCGTCGGACCTGCTGCACTGA
- a CDS encoding EVE domain-containing protein translates to MSKTQYWLIKSEPSVYPYAQLEKDKQTEWTGIRSFEARNNLRAMKPGDLCLYYHSNEGKAVVGVAQVLTLATEDSTAPGEDWASVKVAAVIPVKAPVELGTVKATAALKDFPLITRSRLSVAPVTAEHFKLILKMGKTALPK, encoded by the coding sequence ATGTCGAAGACCCAGTACTGGCTCATCAAGAGCGAGCCGTCGGTGTACCCGTACGCGCAGCTCGAGAAGGACAAGCAGACGGAGTGGACGGGCATCCGCAGCTTCGAGGCCCGCAACAACCTGCGGGCGATGAAGCCCGGGGACCTGTGCCTCTACTACCACTCCAACGAGGGCAAGGCCGTGGTGGGCGTGGCCCAGGTGCTCACGCTGGCGACGGAGGACTCCACCGCCCCGGGTGAGGACTGGGCCTCCGTGAAGGTGGCCGCCGTCATCCCCGTCAAGGCGCCCGTGGAGCTCGGCACCGTCAAGGCCACCGCCGCGCTGAAGGACTTCCCGCTCATCACCCGCAGCCGGCTCAGCGTGGCCCCCGTCACCGCCGAGCACTTCAAGCTCATCCTGAAGATGGGGAAGACGGCGCTGCCGAAGTAG
- a CDS encoding amino acid permease: protein MAHLPDSERQLEEDAAQLQRLGYAQELLRGMGGFSNFAVSFSIISILTGAVTLYGHGLRFGGPMVMGVGWPLVAVMTLTVAASLAQLASSFPTAGALYHWAAMLGGPRVGFFTAWLNTLGQFAITAGIDYGLAEFLADMLGWPRERMSVLPLYAGILLSHAVLNHVGVRVVAWLNDFSAWYHVGGVAVLIGALALFAPKQDAAFLMTRFSSETPLYAYGFLIGLLQAQWTFTGYDASAHVSEETKDPTRNAPWGIFLSVAVSAVAGYLLLGAVTLAIQDLPSTAAAANPFLHVLTQGLGPALGGALVWVAIGAMWFCGLSSVTSNSRMLFAFARDNGLPASKWLASVSPRFRSPAVAVWVSVAGSGLVALWAEAYAAMVALSTLALYASYALPVWVGLRARRSGTWSHRGPWDLGRASSWVNVVALVWCGVVMVLFVLPPNQLAGYTFAGALGLLGLYWALVQRHSFTGPKVTLLKPPEAAATSAAPSSPSSG, encoded by the coding sequence ATGGCCCACCTTCCGGATTCGGAGCGTCAGCTCGAGGAGGATGCCGCCCAGCTCCAGCGGCTGGGGTACGCGCAGGAGCTCTTGCGCGGCATGGGTGGCTTCTCCAACTTCGCCGTCTCCTTCTCCATCATCTCCATCCTCACCGGCGCCGTGACGCTGTATGGCCATGGGCTGCGCTTCGGCGGGCCGATGGTGATGGGCGTGGGCTGGCCGTTGGTGGCGGTGATGACGCTCACGGTGGCGGCGAGCCTGGCGCAGCTCGCGTCGTCGTTCCCCACCGCGGGCGCGCTGTACCACTGGGCCGCCATGCTCGGCGGTCCCCGCGTGGGCTTCTTCACCGCGTGGCTGAACACCCTGGGACAGTTCGCGATCACCGCGGGCATCGACTACGGGCTCGCGGAGTTCCTCGCGGACATGCTCGGCTGGCCCCGCGAGCGCATGTCCGTGCTGCCGCTGTACGCCGGCATCCTCCTGTCCCACGCGGTGCTCAACCACGTGGGCGTGCGCGTCGTCGCGTGGCTCAACGACTTCTCCGCCTGGTACCACGTGGGCGGGGTGGCGGTGCTCATCGGCGCGCTCGCGCTGTTCGCGCCCAAGCAGGACGCGGCCTTCCTGATGACGCGCTTCAGCTCGGAGACGCCGCTGTATGCCTATGGCTTCCTCATCGGCCTGCTCCAGGCGCAGTGGACCTTCACCGGCTATGACGCCAGCGCGCATGTCTCCGAGGAGACGAAGGATCCCACGCGCAACGCCCCGTGGGGCATCTTCCTGTCCGTGGCCGTCAGCGCCGTCGCGGGCTATCTGCTCCTGGGCGCGGTGACGCTGGCCATCCAGGACCTGCCGAGCACCGCCGCCGCGGCCAACCCGTTCCTCCACGTGCTGACACAAGGGCTGGGCCCCGCGCTGGGCGGCGCGCTGGTGTGGGTGGCCATCGGCGCCATGTGGTTCTGCGGACTGTCCTCGGTGACGTCCAACTCGCGCATGCTCTTCGCCTTCGCGCGCGACAACGGCCTGCCCGCGTCGAAGTGGCTGGCGAGCGTGTCGCCGCGCTTCCGCAGTCCCGCCGTGGCCGTCTGGGTGTCGGTGGCGGGCAGCGGCCTCGTCGCGCTGTGGGCCGAGGCGTACGCGGCCATGGTGGCGCTGAGCACGCTGGCGCTCTACGCGTCCTATGCCTTGCCCGTGTGGGTGGGCTTGCGCGCGCGCCGCTCCGGGACGTGGTCGCACCGCGGGCCGTGGGACCTGGGGCGCGCGTCGTCGTGGGTCAACGTCGTCGCGCTGGTGTGGTGCGGGGTGGTGATGGTGCTGTTCGTGCTGCCACCCAACCAGCTCGCCGGCTACACGTTCGCCGGCGCGCTGGGACTGTTGGGCCTGTACTGGGCGCTGGTGCAGCGGCACAGCTTCACGGGGCCGAAGGTGACGCTGCTCAAGCCACCGGAGGCCGCGGCTACTTCGGCAGCGCCGTCTTCCCCATCTTCAGGATGA
- a CDS encoding periplasmic heavy metal sensor, with protein MKLRTSMLLAAAALSPLLASSPAQAQSEPENVVVHRTGPGTLHVMGPADSALPLGPLPPAAHGIPPQVVEKLGIPRDVAKQIQDLTFDANEAVIPLEADLKRAQLQLERQLRADSTDENAVLKQVEEVGRAETAVRKNRLSLMVRIKRLLGPELWRKVEAEMGTMRIQKRIEIRKGFPGEDGPSPSGPFPGGPFPRKP; from the coding sequence ATGAAGCTTCGCACGTCCATGTTGTTGGCCGCGGCGGCGTTGAGCCCGCTGCTCGCATCCTCGCCCGCACAGGCCCAGTCCGAACCGGAGAACGTCGTCGTCCACCGCACAGGCCCGGGAACGCTGCACGTCATGGGGCCCGCGGACAGCGCGCTCCCGCTGGGCCCGCTGCCTCCCGCCGCGCACGGCATCCCCCCGCAGGTGGTGGAGAAGCTGGGCATCCCCCGGGACGTGGCGAAGCAGATCCAGGACCTGACGTTCGACGCGAACGAGGCCGTCATCCCGCTGGAGGCGGACCTCAAGCGCGCGCAGCTCCAACTGGAGCGCCAGCTGCGCGCGGACTCCACCGATGAGAACGCGGTGCTCAAGCAGGTGGAGGAGGTGGGCCGCGCGGAGACGGCGGTGCGCAAGAACCGTCTGTCGTTGATGGTCCGCATCAAGCGACTGTTGGGTCCCGAGCTGTGGCGCAAGGTGGAGGCGGAGATGGGCACGATGCGCATCCAGAAGCGCATTGAAATCCGCAAGGGCTTCCCGGGCGAGGACGGCCCCAGCCCCAGCGGTCCGTTCCCCGGCGGCCCCTTCCCGCGCAAGCCGTAG
- a CDS encoding RNA polymerase sigma factor has protein sequence MKGTAILEEPGTPARATAALAFESLLEAEQAGLLRLARRLVWDAEEARDVVQATLADAYEKRHGLKELQAGPAWLRRILVSRAMSHLRRRRVWNVLREALDGGTPLELSPEERFVGAERWRALGRAVRALPSQQATAFSLRYLEGLELDAVAEAMGIERGTVRIHLYRALKKLKAERALEGETP, from the coding sequence GTGAAGGGTACCGCCATCCTAGAGGAGCCCGGAACTCCAGCGCGCGCCACCGCCGCGCTCGCGTTCGAGTCGCTCCTGGAGGCGGAGCAGGCCGGGCTGCTGCGCCTGGCCCGGCGGCTGGTGTGGGACGCGGAGGAGGCGAGGGACGTGGTGCAGGCAACCCTGGCTGATGCCTACGAGAAGCGCCACGGCTTGAAGGAGCTGCAAGCGGGGCCCGCGTGGCTGCGGCGCATCCTGGTCTCCCGCGCGATGAGCCACCTGCGCAGGCGGCGCGTGTGGAACGTGCTGCGTGAGGCATTGGACGGGGGCACGCCCCTGGAGCTGTCACCGGAGGAGCGCTTCGTCGGCGCCGAGCGCTGGCGGGCCCTGGGCCGCGCGGTGCGGGCGCTCCCGTCGCAGCAGGCCACGGCCTTCAGCCTGCGCTACCTGGAGGGACTCGAGTTGGACGCCGTCGCGGAGGCCATGGGCATCGAGCGGGGCACCGTTCGCATCCACCTGTATCGCGCGCTCAAGAAGCTCAAGGCCGAGCGGGCCCTCGAAGGAGAAACGCCATGA
- a CDS encoding GNAT family N-acetyltransferase — MSSSEIRRIPAAETRGLRRAVLRPHQPPEAVVYPGDDDPDTLHLGLYSEGRLLGVASIYREPPPYALKAITAWRLRGMAVEHGRQGQGLGAALLKACMEHAVTQKGTQVWCNARSTASGFYRSLGFTAHGEQFELPGIGPHHLMSRELREPGR; from the coding sequence GTGAGCTCCTCCGAAATCCGACGGATTCCCGCCGCGGAGACCCGTGGCCTGCGCCGCGCCGTGCTTCGCCCCCACCAGCCTCCCGAGGCCGTCGTCTATCCTGGAGATGACGACCCGGACACCTTGCACCTGGGCCTGTACTCGGAAGGCCGCCTGCTCGGGGTGGCCTCCATCTATCGGGAGCCGCCACCTTACGCCCTGAAGGCCATCACCGCGTGGCGCCTGCGAGGAATGGCCGTGGAGCACGGACGCCAGGGACAGGGGCTGGGCGCGGCCCTGTTGAAGGCGTGTATGGAGCACGCCGTGACGCAGAAGGGCACGCAGGTGTGGTGCAACGCGCGGTCGACCGCCTCGGGCTTCTATCGCTCACTGGGCTTCACCGCGCACGGAGAGCAGTTCGAGCTGCCCGGCATCGGGCCTCACCACCTGATGTCCCGTGAGCTGAGGGAGCCAGGGCGATGA
- a CDS encoding bifunctional chorismate mutase/prephenate dehydratase: MSTSPDLDALRTAIENLDEEILDALRRRMDLADDVARSKLATAAPFRDQRREDLLLRRIRTRASEHGLDPHETERIWRLVIDMSVARQQALVTRMDTTPLRVGYPGVEGSYSHLAARRRYTGRAGGVLLTGFDDAREVVEAVRRGEQDLALLPIENTTAGSMNETYDLLAEGGVVITAELVSQVDHRLLGLPGAKLEGLREVISHPQALAQCEAYLREKLPWVRAVPDADTGGAAQKVRERNDATVAAIASETAAQRFGLEVLARELQPEFDYTRFVEVGREPTPLAPGVPCKTSLLMVLEHKPGTLGEMLQRLTLRGVNLSKLESRPIPGRPWQYRFYVDVEGHAASAPLTAALEDIRPLTSFLRVLGTYGRAEGSHG, from the coding sequence ATGAGCACCTCGCCAGACCTGGACGCGCTGCGCACCGCCATCGAGAACCTGGACGAGGAGATTCTCGACGCGCTCCGCCGCCGCATGGACCTGGCGGACGACGTGGCGCGCTCCAAGCTGGCCACCGCGGCGCCGTTCCGGGATCAGCGTCGCGAGGACCTGCTCCTGCGCCGCATCCGCACGCGCGCGTCCGAGCACGGGTTGGACCCGCATGAGACGGAGCGCATCTGGCGGCTGGTCATCGACATGTCGGTGGCGCGGCAGCAGGCGCTCGTCACGCGGATGGACACGACGCCGTTGCGCGTGGGCTATCCGGGCGTCGAGGGCTCCTACAGCCACCTGGCCGCGCGCAGGCGCTACACGGGCCGCGCTGGCGGCGTGCTGCTCACGGGCTTCGATGATGCGCGCGAGGTGGTGGAGGCGGTGCGGCGCGGCGAGCAGGACCTGGCGCTGCTGCCCATCGAGAACACCACCGCCGGCAGCATGAACGAGACGTACGATTTGCTCGCCGAGGGCGGCGTGGTCATCACCGCGGAGCTGGTGAGCCAGGTGGACCACCGGCTGCTCGGGCTGCCGGGCGCGAAGCTGGAGGGGCTCAGAGAGGTCATCTCGCATCCGCAGGCGCTGGCGCAGTGTGAGGCGTACCTGCGCGAGAAGCTGCCGTGGGTGCGGGCGGTGCCGGACGCGGACACGGGTGGCGCGGCGCAGAAGGTGCGTGAGCGCAACGACGCCACGGTGGCCGCGATTGCCAGCGAGACGGCCGCGCAGCGCTTCGGCCTGGAGGTCCTGGCGCGCGAGCTCCAGCCGGAGTTCGACTACACGCGCTTCGTGGAGGTGGGCCGCGAGCCCACGCCGCTGGCTCCGGGCGTGCCGTGCAAGACGTCGTTGTTGATGGTGCTGGAGCACAAGCCGGGCACGCTGGGGGAGATGCTCCAGCGACTGACGCTGCGCGGGGTGAACCTGAGCAAGCTGGAGTCGCGTCCCATTCCGGGTCGACCGTGGCAGTACCGGTTCTATGTCGACGTGGAGGGACATGCGGCCTCCGCGCCGCTGACGGCCGCGCTGGAGGACATCCGGCCGCTGACGTCCTTCCTGCGCGTGCTGGGCACGTATGGCCGGGCCGAGGGAAGCCATGGATGA